Sequence from the Sphingomonas koreensis genome:
TGTTGGGCTCGTAATTGGCGCGGCCCGTGGGCACCAGCGTCTGCATCATCCCGTCGCGCTGGAAATTGTGGAACGGGCACTTGGGCGCGTTGATCGGGATCTGGTGGAAATTGGTCGTGCCCAGCCGCGATTTCTGCGTGTCGAGATAGCTGAACAGCCGCCCTTGCAGCAGCGGATCGTTCGAGAAATCGATCCCCGGCACCACATTGGTGGGCAGGAAGGCGACCTGCTCGGTCTCGGCAAAGAAATTGTCGACATTACGGTTCAGCGTCATGCGCCCGATGATGTCGACCGGGATTTCCTCTTCGGGAATCAGCTTGGTCGCATCGAGCACGTCATAGGGCTGCTTGGCGGCCCACGCCTCGTCGAACACCTGGATGCCCAGGTCCCATGCCGGATAGTGCCCGCCATCGATCGCTTCGTGGAGATCGCGGCGGTGGAAATCGGGGTCGGCCCCGGCCAGCTTCACTGCCTCATCCCAAGTGGTGGAGGCAAGGCCCAGCACCGGCTTCCAGTGGAACTTGACGAAGCTGCCCTTGCCCTCGGCATTGACGAGCCGGAAGGTGTGGACGCCGAACCCTTCCATGTTGCGCAGCGTGCGCGGGATCGCGCGGTCGGACATCGCCCACATGATCATGTGCATGGACTCGGGCATCAGGCTGATGAAATCCCAGAACGTGTCATGCGCGCTGGCCGCTTGCGGATAGCCGCGATCGGCCTCCATCTTCACCGAATGGACGAGGTCGGGGAACTTGATCGCGTCCTGGATGAAGAACACCGGGATGTTGTTGCCGACCAGGTCCCAGTTGCCGTCTTCGGTGTAGAGCTTGACCGCAAAGCCGCGCACGTCGCGCGGGGTGTCGACCGATCCAGCGCCGCCCGCGACGGTGGAGAAACGGGTGAACACGGGGCAGCTGTTGCCGGCCTTGGAGAATAGCTTGGCCTTGGTCAGTTCGGGGATCGCCTTGGTGACTTCGAACACGCCGTGCGCGCCGGAACCGCGGGCGTGGACGATACGCTCGGGGATACGTTCGTGATCGAAGTGAAAGATCTTCTCGCGCAGAACGAAGTCTTCCAGCAGTGTCGGCCCGCGCGCGCCGGCTTTGAGGCTGTTCTGGTTGTCCGCAATGCGATGGCCGTGGTTGTCGGTGAGATGCGCCACCGTATCGCTATGATCGCCGCTATCGGGCACCTGCTGATGCACTTCGCCAGCATTGCCCAGCTCGGTGTCGAAATCGGTCTCGCCCAGACCCGGGTTGTGGTGGTGCAGCGAATTGTCGCCCGCCGGGCCGCGTGGCCGCTCCCCCTTGTCGATCGCGCGGCCACCGAAAGGACCGGTTTTGTCCACGTTGGGAACTGGCTTCACGATGATCGGGTCGGGGTTGATGTCATGGGCGGTCGTCTGAACTTTTTTAGCCATCGTTCATCCTCTAATTTTTGCCCCGGGTCGGGGCAACATCGATAAAGTGCCCGCAGGGGTCCCGATATCCAGCGATCGTCGATCAAGATACGCTAGCTGCAAAGATCTTAGCGGCCTTCGCACATGGAGCGACTCATCTTTTCGGCCATAACGGAAAAAAGGAGTGCGATGCCATACCGCCCGCCGATCAGAACGCTCCCGCTCCATGCGGTGACGCCAAACTTGCCATCGCGAGGGAATTGGAATGTCGCATTGTAGAAGGCCTTCCCGGCTCCTTGCTATTCGGTTTCCTAGCGACCGATCTCGAGCCTTTGCTTTCGGCGGATAGGAAAAGGTGCCGCAGTCGGAATTATCTGTTAGTTAGCGCTGTCAATTGTCTGGCAGTTCGTGACGTGACCCCCGGCTTTCCCCCAACTGGGATTAGAGCCGCGCGGTTGTTTTGCGCTTGAGCGCGGTTGAAGCAATGGGCTGCGTAGCGGAGCCCGGAGGGCGTAGCGAATCAGTCCATTGCTTATCCAGTTCGGCGGCGAACGCCGCCGGTGTTGCGTATCCAAGGGATGAGTGTGGTCTCTCCCGATTGTAGTCCTCGACCCAGGCGGCGATCTCGACCCGGGCGTGGGCAAGGCTGAGGAACAGCGTCTCGTTGAGCAGTTCGTCGCGCATGCGGCCGTTGAAGCTCTCGACGTAGCCGTTCTGCACCGGCTTGCCCGGCGCGATGTAGTGCCGCTCAACGCCGATCTCCCCGCACCATGCCAGCACCGCATTGCTCGTGAGTTCGGTCCCGTTGTCGCTGACGATCATCCCCGGTTTGCCGCGCTGTGCGATCAGCTCCGTCAACTCGCGCACGACACGGCCGCCTGAGATCGATGTGTCGGGCACCGCCGCAAGGCACTCCCGGGTCACGTCATCGACCACGTTCAGCACGCGGAACCGTCGTCCTGACGCCATTTGGTCGTGCACGAAGTCGAGGCTCCAGCGCTGGTTCGGTAGGGCCAGCACCGGAGCAGGCGCCCGTGTTCCAACAGCACGCTTGCGGCTCCGGCGTCGCCTGACCGCCAATCCCTCCTCACGGTAAAGACGCTGGGTTTTCTTGCGGTTGATCATCACCCCCTCCCGGCGCAGCAGGATATGCAGGCGACGATAGCCGAACCGGCGTCGCTGGTTCGCCAGCTCGCGCAGCTTCTCGCGAAGCTCGGCATCGTCAGCCCGCTGGGAGCGATATCGCACGCTCTTACGGTCGGCTCCGATCACATGACACGCCCGCCGCTCGCTCATCCCGTGACAATCCTGGAGATGAGCAACAGCTTCCCGCTTCGCGGCGGGCGTCAGAACTTTTTTGTCAGAAGATCCTTCAGCGCAGCGTTGTTCAGCATCGCATCGGCCAACAAGCGCTTGAGCCTGCCGTTCTCATCCTCGAGCGAGCGCAGCCGCTTTGCCTCGGACACCTCCAGTCCGCCGTACTTCGCCTTCCAGTTGTAGATCGTCGCTTCCGACACACCGTGTCGGCGGGCCAGGTCCGCGGTCTTCGCCCCCGCCTCCGCTTCCTTCAGCACGCCAATGATCTGCTCTTCAGAAAACCTCGTTCGCTTCATCTCGTCCGTCCTTCTCTCAGGGGCGGACTCTAATCCAGCGTGGAGGAAAATCGGGGGTCACGTCACTATTCCAAGGGCGGCACACAGCGATCTGATCACGGCTCGGCATCCAGAGGCTCGATACAATCGCGACGCTCATCAAAAAGGTGCAAACTGACGCTACATGCCATTAGAGACTGAGGAAGAGGTTGCTTCGAATTATCGTCCGCCGTTATGGCCTTGGCACGACTAAAGGATTTCAAACTCTTGCAAGATGCTGCCTCCAAGCGGAAATTCCGCGACACGAATTCCTGGTGGTCTATCGTCGGCCTCGTTGCCGGGATCGGCTTCTTCCTGGTCAGCGCGATCCTTTCGTATTCGAACGTCCTCAGCATGCGCGAGAACGAGGAACGGATCCGCGTTACGCACGAGGTGCTGACGTCGCTCGATGAGCTCATGATAGCGGTGCTCGGCGTGGAAACTGGTAGCAGAGGCTATGTCCTGACCGGCAAAGACCAATATCTTGAAGCTTATCGAACCGGAGCTGCCAGCGCGCGACAAAACCTGGGGAAGTTGGAAGCTTTTGCAAATGACAATGCCGCCGAGGATGAGGACCTCGACCGGCTCCGGACCCTGATCGACGAAAAACTCCGTTTCTCCCGGTTGGCCATCGAGACTCGTCGCGATCAGGGCTTCGATCCGGCGATCGCGATGATCGACAGCGACCAGGGCAAGATCGCGATGGATGCGATCCGTTTGGAGATGGCGCAGAGAAACCGCGCGGAGACGACAGAGCGCCAGCAGCGCATCGCCGAACTGGCTGCGGCGTCCAGTGCAACGCTCGTCAGCGCCATGGTCACTAGCCTTATTGGCATCGCCTTGACCATCGCGATATTCCTGCTGCTCATGCGCGGAAACCGCCTGCGCGAACGTCAGCGTTGGCTGCAAACCGCGCAGGTGGAGCTTAGCGAAGCGATGCGCGGCGAGAAGACTGTCCCGCAGCTGGGCGCCGCGGTGCTTGCCTTCCTCGCCGAGAGGACCGGGGCTAACGCAGGCGCGATCTTCAAGGGAGAAGGAGGCACGTTCAACCGTGCAGCCATGCTCGGGGTGACCGACGCGGCAGCGGTGCCCGAAACGTTTGCCTTCAACGAAGGCTTGCTCGGCAAGGTGGCGGCAGACGGACACCCGACCGAGCTTGCGGATATCCCGGACGGTTATCTCAAGATCGGTTCCGCACTTGGCAGCGATACGCCGCGCCATCTCGTGGTCGCCCCGGCTTTCAATGAAGGTTCGGTCAATGCCGTCATCGAACTCGGATTTTTCGATGCGGTGGATGACCGGGTACGAGAACTGCTCGATACCGTTTCAGGCTCGATCGGCGTCGCCCTGCGCTCGGCGCGTTTCCGCGAGCGCCTGCAGGACGCGCTGGAGGAAACGCAGCGCCAGGCTAGCGAACTGCAGGCGCAAAGCGAGGAATTGCGGGTCTCCAACGAGGAACTGGAGGAGCAGGGGAATGCGTTGAAGGAAACGCAAGCCCGGCTGGAACTGCAGCAGGTCGAACTGGAACAGACCAACAGCCAGCTTGAAGAACAAGCGCAGGCTCTGGAGGGCCAGCGTGACGAGCTTTCGCGCGCCGCTGCCTCGCTGCAGCTTAAGGCTCGCGAGCTTGAGCAGGCCAGCCAGTACAAGTCTGACTTCCTTGCCAACATGAGCCACGAGCTGCGCACGCCGCTCAATTCGCTGCTGATCCTTTCCAAGCTGCTGGGCGACAATGCCGACGGCAACCTTTCGGCCGAACAGGTCAAGTTTGCCCGCACGATCGAATCTTCGGGCAACGACCTCCTGACCCTTATCAACGACATCCTCGATCTGTCGAAAATCGAGGCGGGTCACGTCGAGATCCAGGCGACCCAGGTCTCCACGGAGCGGCTCGCTTCGGACCTGCGAAAGATGTTCGAGCCGCTGGCGCAGCAGCGTGGGCTGGAACTCGACATCGCGCTTGCCGACGATGCGCCGCGTTCCATCGAGACCGATCGACAGCGGCTGGAACAGGTACTCAAGAACCTGCTTTCGAACGCGATCAAGTTCACCGAACGGGGCAGCGTTACCCTGTCGATCTCCAGCAAGGATGACGACCAGATCGAATTCGCGGTCGCCGACACCGGGATCGGCATCGCACCGGAGCAGCGCGACGCGATATTCGACGCCTTCCGCCAGGCCGACGGCACAATCAGCCGCAAGTTCGGCGGCACCGGGCTCGGCCTCTCGATTTCGCGCGAACTGGTCCGCCTGCTGGGCGGAACGATCCGGGTCACGAGCGAAGAAGGCAAGGGAAGCACGTTCATCGTGGACGTGCCTGCCACTTACGATCCCGCCACCGTCGCGCCGCGCGCTGCCGCGCCGGCGGGTAAGGAACCGCCGGCAACAGCCCCGGCAACTGTACAAGCCGCGACCAGGCCGAAGGGCCGGACCAATACGACACCCAAGGGGCCGGTCATCGACGACGACCGGGCGGTCCTGTCCGGTGACAAGCGCGTATTGCTCGTGATCGAGGACGACAGCAGATTTGCCGGTATCGTGTGCGACCTGTCACGCGAAATGGGTTTCGAATGCCTCGTGGCCGGCACCGCGCAGGAAGCGATCGACCTTGCCCGCGAGTACCGGCCCAGCGCCATCGTGCTCGACATCGGTCTGCCCGATCAGTCGGGCCTTACCGTTCTGGACCGGCTCAAGCATGAAGACAGGACACGGCACATACCGATCCACGTTATCTCCGGTTCGGACCAGGCCCAGACAGCGATGGCATTGGGTGCGATCGGCTTCCTTGAAAAGCCCGCCCCCCGCGAACGGCTGGCAGAGGTGCTGGCCATGCTGCAGCAGAAACTGGCATCGCGCGTTCGGCGTGTGCTCATCGTCGAGGACGACGCGGTCCAGCGTGAGGCGGTCAGTCAGCTGCTCGGATCGCAGGATGTCGAGACTGTCGGCGTCGGCACGGTCGCCGAATGTCTGGAGGAACTGCGCGGCGGCCAGTACGATTGCATGGTCCTCGACCTCGCGCTGCCCGATGCCACCGGCTTTTCCCTGCTCGAGACGCTAAGCGAGGAAGGCGAGGGTCCGCTTCCTCCGGTAATCGTCTACACCGGGCGGGACCTTTCGGCCGACGAGGAGCAGCGCCTGCGTCGTTATTCCAGTTCCATCATCATCAAGGGCGCCAAGTCGCCCGAGCGCCTGCTGGACGAGGTTTCGCTGTTCCTGCACCAGGTCGTTTCCGACTTGCCTGCCGAACAGCGCCAGATGATCGAGAAAGCGCGTCACCGTGATGCGGCGCTCGAAGGCCGCCGCATCCTCATCGTCGAGGATGACGTGCGCAACGTCTACTCGCTCACCAGCGTTCTGGAGCCCCGCGGCGCACTGACGCGGATCGCGCGCAACGGGCAGGAGGCGATCGATGCGCTGGAGGAAGCGGCGGGCGATCCTGACAACACGATCGACTTGGTGCTGATGGACGTCATGATGCCGGTGATGGACGGCCTCACCGCCGCTCGCGCCATCCGTGCCGATGCGCGCTGGAAGAAGCTGCCCATTGTCATGCTCACCGCCAAGGCCATGCCCGACGACCAGCAGAAATGCATCGATGCGGGCGCCAACGATTACATGTCAAAGCCGATCGACGTGGACAAGTTGCTTTCACTGGTACGGGTATGGATGCCCAGGTGATGCGCACCAGAATGACGGACGCCGGTGCTGCGAACGAGAGCATCGAGGACATCGAGATCCAGCTTCTGCTGGACGCACTCTATCGGCATTATCACTACGATTTTCGGCACTATGCCCGCGCCTCAATCAAGCGGCGGCTGCTGCAGGCGCGGACACAGTTGGGCTACGACAGCATTTCCGACATCCAGTCGGCCGTCCTGCACGACGAGACGATCCTGCCGCGTTTGCTAAACTTCCTCACCGTTCAGGTGAGCGAGATGTTTCGCGACCCTTCGTATTTTCGCGCCCTGCGCGAAAGCGTCGTGCCTCACCTCAGGACCTACCCCTCGCTCAAGGTATGGGTCGCGGGATGCAGCCATGGCGAGGAGCTTTATTCGCTGGCGATCCTCTTCGCCGAGGAAGGGCTGGCCGACCGTACCATCTTCTACGCAACGGACATCAACCCGGCGGCGCTGCGCGCGGCGCAGGCGGGCATTTATCCGCTGGACCGGATCCGCCAGTTCACGGAAAACCATCGCCAGTCCGGCGGTCATTCATCTTTATCTGAATACTATACCGCGGACTACGACAGGGCCGTGTTTGACAAGGCCCTGCGCGAACGAGCCGTTTTCTCCGATCATAGCCTGGTGACCGACGCCGCGTTCGGCGAGATGCACCTCGTTTCATGCCGCAACGTGCTGATCTACTTCGACCGCGAATTGCAGGACCGGGTCGTGGGACTGTTCGGCGAATCGCTCGCGCGCGGCGGATTCCTAGGCGTCGGGTCGAAGGAAAGCCTGCGCTTCTCGGCCCACGCCGACATGTTCTCGGAGTTCGTGCGCGAGGAAAAGATCTATCGAAGGAACACTCGGTGAGCCTTCAGGCAGTCGTCATCGGCGCGTCGGCGGGCGGCGTGCAGGCCCTTTCGCAGGTGCTGCCGGCCTTGCCCGTGGACTTTCCCATTCCCGTCATCGTCGTCGTCCATATCCCGCCACGGCGCGATAACGCCTTGGTCGATCTGTTCGCCGACAAATGCCGCATCCCTGTAAAGGAAGCGGAGGATAAGGAGCCGCTGGAACCGGGAACGATCTATTTCGCGCCGTCCGATTATCATCTTCTCGTCGAGGCGGGCGGCTCGCTCGCTCTATCCTCGGACGAGCCGGTCAATCACTCGCGACCCGCAATCGACGTGCTGTTCGAAAGCGCGGCAGACGCGTTCGGAAGCGAGCTGGCCGGGATTGTCCTGACGGGAGCGAACAGCGATGGCGCAGCGGGATTGCGCGCTATATGTGCGGCAGGCGGGAAAGGTATCGTACAGGATCCGGCCTCGGCGGAAGTGGCGACAATGCCCCACGCTGCGCTTGCCGCGGCCCCGGGTTCGCAAGCGATGCGGTTGGAAGACATCCACCCTGCGCTGGAGGCCATGATCGCGCTATGACCAACAACGTCAAATTCCTGTTGGTCGACGATCTCGAGGAAAACCTCGTCGCGCTCGAAGCCTTGCTTGCGCGCGAAGGGCTGGAGCTGCATTTGGCGCGCAGCGGCGAAGATGCGCTCGAACTGATGCTGGCGAACGATTATGCGCTGGCGCTGCTCGACGTGCAGATGCCCGGCATGGACGGGTTCGAACTGGCCGAGATAATGCGCGCGAACGAGCGATCGCGGCATATCCCGATCATTTTCGTGACGGCGGGAAGCGGCGATGCCGCACGCCGCTTTCGAGGTTACGAGGCGGGAGCGGTCGATTTCATCCAAAAGCCGATCGAAGCCGACATCCTGCGCTCCAAATCGAATGTCTTCCTGGACCTGTATGCCCAGCGGCAGCAGATCACCGCCCAGCGCGACGAACTCGCAACGCTCAGCGCTGCGCTACAGGCTGCCGATCAGCAGAAAAACCGGTTTCTCGCGGTGCTGGCGCACGAGTTGCGCAATCCGTTGGCGGTCCTTGCCGCCGGTCTCAGCATTCTGGAGAGGAAAAGGGATCCGGAGGTCATTGGAAACGTCCGCACGTCGATGCGGCAGCATCTCGGGCACATGACCCGTCTCGTCGACGACCTGCTCGACATCAACCGCATCGAGCACGGAAAAATCTCGCTGCGCCGGGAGAAAGTGCTGCTGGCCGACATCCTTCCCTCCGCGCTGGAAGTCGCGGTTCCGGCAATCGAGTCAGGGAATCACACGCTCGCAGTGAACGTTCCGGAACAGCCGATACTACTCGACGTCGACAAGGCGCGCTTCATTCAGATGGTCAGCAATGTCGTTGGCAATGCGGCACGGTACACGCCGAAGGGCGGGCGCATCGAGGTCACCGCAAGTGGCAGCGGAAACAGCGCCAGCATTGTCGTTTCCGACAACGGTGTCGGCATCCCAGCCGACCAGCAGTCGCGCATTTTCGAGCTCTTCGAGCAATCCAATGCAGGAATGGTCGTGATAGGCGACGGGCTGGGAATCGGGCTGGCCCTCGTCAAGCAACTTGCCGAACTGCATGGCGGGACAATCCGGCTGGTAAGCAGCGTACCTGGCGAAGGAAGTACTTTCGAGATCCAGCTTCCGACCGGAAACCACTAGCGCGATTAAGCTTACCGCTGAACTTTCGTACTTGAAGCTCGCAACACCAATCCAGGAACCCAAATAGTCAGGAGGGATCCCGTCGGATGGCAGTTGATTGTCGGATTTCAAGGTCGCAGCGCCTATAAGCCGCCAGTCCGCTTGCGGCCCAATAGCAGCTGGGCAGCTGTTGGCATGAGCTGCCGGTCGGTAATGCGCCGAACCCCGGCCATTCACAGCCAGCGATGCGTGGCCCAAAACCAGTCGTTTGCAAATAGGCCCCTATGGCAGTGGACGGGCGTCCAATCTCGCGCGAAACCTAAGCACCAATATCCCTAGAACGCGAGAACATGCCCCAAGCCCGTTCGCTGCCCCACCACAGGCCAGCAAAGCCGCAAAGCGTGACGCCGGTTCGCCAGCTACCCGACCAATCCCTGGCGCCGCTGCCGGGATCGGAACAGCGCGGGCTACTCATGTCATCTCACCGCAGCGACGCGACTGAGCGAACTTAGCCCGCACAGCAGGACAGTCTATTCACATCCCGGTCGAATGCCTGCGCCGCCAGCTTCAGGCCTTCGACCGTGGTCAGATAGGGGAAGATCGTCTCCACCAGATCGTCGATCGTGAGACCGCAGCGGAGCGCCATGGCGGCGGTCTGGATACTGTCCGCACCTTCCGGTGCCAGGATGTGCGCGCCCAGCAGTTTGCGGGTCCGGCCATCCGCAACCAGCTTGATCAGGCCACGCGTGTCGCGGGCCGCCAATGCGCGCGGGACATTCTCGAGCGGGAGCGTCGACGTTCGCGCTGCATATCCGGCCGCGATAGCCTGTGCTTCGGTGAAGCCGACACTGGCTACCTGCGGATCGCTGAATACGACGGACGGCATGGCCGAATTGTCGTACCTCAGACTGTCGCCGTTCAAGGCGTTTTTGGCAGCGATCTTTGCGCCATAGGCCGCCATATAGACGAACTGGTCTCGGCCCGTCACGTCGCCGGCGGCATAGACGCCGCGCACAGAGGTTCGCATATGGTCATCGACAATGATGGCACCGCTGAGCGTCTGCTTCACCCCCGCCTCGATGAGACCGAGGTCCTCAACATTCGGGGCGCGCCCGGTCGCCAGGAGAAGGCGCTCCGCGACGATGATTTCGGCGACCCCGTCGCGCAGGACGGTGAGCGCAGCGCCCCCTTCCGCCGTCTTGTGGACCGACTGATAGGCGAGGTTGCCCAGGACGGTGATGCCTTCGCTCGAAAGATAGTCGGTCAGCGCGGCGCCGATCTCCGGCTCCATCTCGGGGAGAAGGCGGCTGCGGAAAACGAGCGTCACGTCGACACCGGCGCGGGAGAACGTCTGAGCGAGTTCCACACCGACATAGCCGCCTCCGAGGACGATCATCGATTTCGGCAACTCGGTCAGGTCGAGCGCGGTAGTGCTGTCGAGCGCATCGACATCCGGAAGGCCCGGGATAGCCGGCACCGCCGGACGGGTACCTGTCGCAATCACGATCCGGTCAGCGGTGAACCGCCTTCCACCGGTCTCGACGCCATTATCGACGAGCCGCGCCGTGCCTTCATGATAGGCGACGTTATTGTAGAGAGGCAGGAGGTCCGCATATTTCGCCTGGCGAAGGCCCGAGACGAGCGCGTCCTTTTCGGCGATCACCTGGCCCCAATCGGCGGCTCGCGCCCGGGCCTCAATGCCCTTGAACCGCATCGGCGCGGCATTGGCGTGGTGGATGCTCTCGACCGCGCGGATTAGCGCCTTGGAAGGAACGCAGCCGACATTGACGCAGGTTCCACCGATGGTGCCGGCACCGATAACGGCGACCTGGGCCCCTTGCTCCGCCGCGGTGATCGCGGCCGAGAACCCAGCCGATCCGCCGCCCACGACGATAAGGTCGTACTTCTTGTCCTGAGGGCGGTCGACCGGATTGCAGCAATCACTCATGATCCGACTTTCACTTGCGGACTTGCGAAGAGTAGCCAGCGTTGGTGGTCGCCGCGATCAACGCCTTGGTGCTGGTCTTGGCGTCGTCATAGGTGACGGTCGCGGTATGTGCTTCGACTGAAACTTCGACGGCGGTCACGCCGGATACGCGCGACAGGCTCTTTTTGACGACGGGGCCGCAGGTCACGCAAGTCATGTTCTCGACGGCCAGGGTGACGGTCCGGATTGCGGCAAAGGCCGGGCCGGATGCGAACAGCACCGCTACGGTCGCGAGCAGGGCAAGCTTCTTCATGATGGTCTCCTTGTTCAAACTTCGAGCAATAGGGGGGCGAGATAGGGGAAGAGGACGGCGAGTCCGACCAGCGCCGTTGCAAGCCACAAGGCCCTCTTCGCCAGGCGGTTGGAGGAAGGCGTGCCGCATTCGCGCTCGGCGCAGACCACCTGCGGCCGACGATAGATCCGCCAGAACCCGGCGGCCAGAAAGGCGATGGCCACCCCAAGGAAGATGGGCTGATAGGGGGCGAGCGCGGTCAGGTTGCCGATCCATGCGCCACTGACGCCCAGTGTGAAGAGCACCAGCGGGACGATGCAGCAGGAGGCTGCGCCAAGCGCGCCGAGACTTCCTCCGGCAATCGCAACCCACGTACCGCGTCTGGAAGCCGTTTCCGGCTGGGTCATTTTCTGTTCTCCGAATCACGTTGTTGACCCTAGATAGGATCTGTAGCGGCTACAGGTTCAAGAGGTATTTCAGCATGGATCGGAAAAATCTGCAGGACACAGCGCCCCGGCTTCCAATCGGGATGCTGTCGC
This genomic interval carries:
- the merP gene encoding mercury resistance system periplasmic binding protein MerP, with amino-acid sequence MKKLALLATVAVLFASGPAFAAIRTVTLAVENMTCVTCGPVVKKSLSRVSGVTAVEVSVEAHTATVTYDDAKTSTKALIAATTNAGYSSQVRK
- a CDS encoding mercuric transporter MerT family protein, producing MTQPETASRRGTWVAIAGGSLGALGAASCCIVPLVLFTLGVSGAWIGNLTALAPYQPIFLGVAIAFLAAGFWRIYRRPQVVCAERECGTPSSNRLAKRALWLATALVGLAVLFPYLAPLLLEV